The sequence below is a genomic window from Blastocatellia bacterium.
ACTGATTTTATGCGTGCAGATGATGTCGCGCACTCGTTTGGCAAAAATTTCGGCCCCCCCGCCGGGAACAGAATCCAGGCCGGCGTCCTTCAGTATCTCAATCGTTTCGTGGAGGGATTTGCCGGCGAGTTTCGCCAGATAGTCAATCTCCACACAGGTGAACGCTTTTAAATGAACCCCCGGAAAGTGATATTTGAGCGCCCGTAGCAGATCAACATAATACTGGAACGGAAGGTACGGATGGAGTCCGCCGACAATGTGAAATTCTTTCACCGCGTCGGTATACCCCCTGGCCGCTGTCTGAACCACCTCTTCGATGCTCATCGTCCAGCCACCGTCCTCTCCCACTTTGCGGGCAAAGGCGCACAACTGGCAGTCAACAAAGCACACGTTCGTGGGATTGATATGGCGGTTGATGATATAGTAGGCAGCATTGCCGTTTTTCTTCTCCCGCACGTAGTTGGCCAGATAGCCAAGTGTGAGAAGGTCGTTAGAGCGATAAAGAGCGACTCCATCGTCAAATGACAACCGCTCCCCCGCCATCACCTTTTCGACTATAGCAGCGAGCGGTGACGTGTAAAGATACTCTTCCATCCCCTGCGCCTCCTGAAGAGCTTTATCTGATTACCGGAGAAGGACATCGCCTCCCATCAAGATGAGCAAGATCACGCTCAACCACGCATTAGTGGTGAAAAAGGCTTCATTTACGCGGGACAGGTCGTTGGGTGCCACGAGCCTATGCTGACGGACGAGCAAGGCTGCGGTCACAGCCAGTCCCAGAAAACCGAGGACACGGAGACGGGCCAGAAGAAAGACGGCGACGAGGCTCAGAAAGGTGACCAGGTGGAGCCCGCGAGCCATCCAAAGAGCAGGGCCTATTCCCCATCGCGCGGGAAGGGAATAGAGTCCCACCTTGCGATCGAAGTCGACGTCCTGGCAGGCGTAGATAATGTCGAACCCTGCCACCCAGGTGAGGACCGCAAGACTCAAGAGGTAAGGGATAGGGTCGGACAGTGAGCCGCGCACGGCAATCCAGGCGGCGCTCGGCGCAATGCCCAGGCACCAGCCGAGAACCAGGTGAGACCACGTCGTGAATCGTTTGGTGTAGGAGTAGAACAAAACGCAGCCCAAGGCTACCGGCGATAGTTGCAGTGTCAACCGATTCAGTTGACTGGCGGCGAGAAAGAACAGCGCGGAAGCACCAGTGATAAAGAATCGGACAAATCTCAAACTGACGAGCCCCGCCGGGATCGCGCGTCGGCTCGTGCGGGGATTCCGTGCGTCGTAATCGCGATCAACGAGGCGATTGAATGCCATGGCGGCGCTCCGAGCCCCCACCATGGCCACGATGATCCAGAAAATCACCCGTGCCGGGGGAAGTCCGTCGGCCGCCAGGACCGCTCCCAGAAGCGCAAACGGCAACGCAAACAGCGTATGCTCGAATTTGATCATTTCCAGCGTCGTTCGCGTGCTCTCGAGCAGTCCTGCCATTAGCGACCGTCGTCCCCTTTCTCCGTCTGACGTGGGATCGCCCGCGATAAACCAGTGGCTCATTTGGGAGCGCATCTCTTGTTCCACTCGTCAACTCTTTGCGATGGGATGGGGAAAGACGTCTTGACGGGCGGTTCCCTGCCACACCGTTTCTTGAGAATGAGAAAGGCCAAGATGATCGAGAACCCGATACACGAAATGCTTGACGAGATCGTCAATCGTCTCCGGACGATGATAAAAGGCAGGCATCGCTGGAAGGATAATGGCTCCCAGCCGGGCCAGTTTCAACATATTCTCCAGATGGATGGCGCTCAGCGGCGCTTCCCGGACGACGAGGATTAGCCGGCGATTCTCTTTGAGCGTGACTTCCGCAGCTCGATGAATGAGATTGACGGCGATTCCATTGGCAACGGCCGCGAGCGTCCCGCCACTGCAGGGAATGATGACCATTGCGTCCACCGGATAGGAGCCACTCGCGATAGCCGCGCCGATATCGTCAATGGGGAAGGTGCGGACTTTCGTGGGAGAGAGTCCGAATGCGTGCACGAGGTCATCACTGAGCTGCGATGATCTAGCGATTCCAAGCTCCTCGGCGATGACTTGCCTCCCGCTCTCGCTCACGACGAG
It includes:
- a CDS encoding flavin prenyltransferase UbiX, with protein sequence MTQKEGARAITVAITGASGAIYALRLLQLLDACSEVERINLVVSESGRQVIAEELGIARSSQLSDDLVHAFGLSPTKVRTFPIDDIGAAIASGSYPVDAMVIIPCSGGTLAAVANGIAVNLIHRAAEVTLKENRRLILVVREAPLSAIHLENMLKLARLGAIILPAMPAFYHRPETIDDLVKHFVYRVLDHLGLSHSQETVWQGTARQDVFPHPIAKS
- a CDS encoding UbiA-like polyprenyltransferase — its product is MSHWFIAGDPTSDGERGRRSLMAGLLESTRTTLEMIKFEHTLFALPFALLGAVLAADGLPPARVIFWIIVAMVGARSAAMAFNRLVDRDYDARNPRTSRRAIPAGLVSLRFVRFFITGASALFFLAASQLNRLTLQLSPVALGCVLFYSYTKRFTTWSHLVLGWCLGIAPSAAWIAVRGSLSDPIPYLLSLAVLTWVAGFDIIYACQDVDFDRKVGLYSLPARWGIGPALWMARGLHLVTFLSLVAVFLLARLRVLGFLGLAVTAALLVRQHRLVAPNDLSRVNEAFFTTNAWLSVILLILMGGDVLLR
- a CDS encoding radical SAM protein, encoding MEEYLYTSPLAAIVEKVMAGERLSFDDGVALYRSNDLLTLGYLANYVREKKNGNAAYYIINRHINPTNVCFVDCQLCAFARKVGEDGGWTMSIEEVVQTAARGYTDAVKEFHIVGGLHPYLPFQYYVDLLRALKYHFPGVHLKAFTCVEIDYLAKLAGKSLHETIEILKDAGLDSVPGGGAEIFAKRVRDIICTHKIS